Proteins from a single region of Oreochromis niloticus isolate F11D_XX linkage group LG7, O_niloticus_UMD_NMBU, whole genome shotgun sequence:
- the LOC102082348 gene encoding mixed lineage kinase domain-like protein has protein sequence METVKPFFSAATNIYKLAKKVKANKKRCQRISVRVKAFEDVVKSITEFSPQVEKALGELILTLDSAQKLIEKYTAANLVERILKSGSHGDEFDTVSERLNDAYQVLCVALQSEQREMLYEVFKQREKEDEMDGKEDDTEMTKLLMDYMKEQQEKTNTILSQLDKVVQMLNKPSFSSVAVRQIKPDELKYEHPKKPFRTTASSELYKGEYQGFPVAIKRYINPMNTSARDVKSIFNKEVDTMKQFESTNILRMFGICIQDENGPHPQFFIIMEYCEKGSLRQVLDSDYTLTWIRKAHMCLDAARGLYRLHNTEEKWKVHGSINSSKFLVTKGYTVKLGGFRLSKTETSLKRQTEDRAMRSLCYYCPEKLHNASFSYCKEWEMYSFGIILWEIVTCKNPFEGFSDEEIYQKVYKEKYREQLPDDCPAELGQLINECRAYDGFQRPSAGVLLDKLRSVVTQMEEQQD, from the exons ATGGAAACGGTAAAGCCCTTCTTTTCTGCTGCCACAAACATCTACAAACTGGCTAAAAAGGTGAAGGCCAACAAAAAGCGCTGTCAGCGGATTTCGGTCCGAGTCAAAGCCTTCGAGGATGTGGTGAAGTCCATCACAGAGTTCTCTCCACAGGTAGAGAAAGCCCTCGGGGAGCTGATCCTAACTCTGGATTCAGCACAGAAGCTAATTGAAAAGTACACTGCAGCCAACTTGGTGGAGCGCATCCTGAAATCGGGCAGCCACGGAGACGAGTTTGATACGGTGAGCGAGCGGCTCAATGATGCCTACCAGGTCCTGTGTGTAGCTCTGCAATCAGAGCAGAGGGAGATGCTGTACGAGGTGTttaaacagagagagaaagaagacgaAATGGACGGGAAGGAGGACGACACGGAGATGACCAAAT TGCTAATGGACTACATGAAAGAGCAGCAGGAGAAAACCAACACCATACTGAGTCAGCTGGACAAAGTGGTGCAGATGT TGAATAAGCCCAGTTTCAGCAGCGTGGCTGTGCGACAGATTAAACCAGATGAACTGAAGTATGAACATCCCAAAAAGCCCTTCAGGACAACAGCGAGCTCCGAGCTCTACAAAGGAGAATATCAGGGATTCCCAGTGGCCATCAAGAGATACATCAACCCCATGAACACCAGTGCACG AGACGTGAAGTCTATTTTCAACAAGGAAGTCGACACCATGAAGCAGTTTGAGTCAACCAACATCCTGCGAATGTTTGGAATCTGCATCCAGGATGAGAACG GACCCCACCCTCAGTTCTTCATCATCATGGAGTACTGTGAGAAAGGAAGTCTTCGCCAGGTTCTGGATTCTGACTACACTCTGACCTGGATCAGGAAAGCTCACATGTGTTTGGATGCAGCACGAGGACTCTATCG actgcacaacacagaagaaaaaTGGAAGGTTCACGGGTCCATCAACAGCAGCAAGTTCCTGGTGACTAAAGGCTACACCGTCAAG CTGGGAGGTTTCAGGCTGTCGAAAACAGAGACGTCTCTGAAAAGGCAGACGGAGGACAGAGCCATGAGGTCGCTGTGCTACTACTGTCCCGAGAAGCTCCACAACGCCAGCTTCAGCTACTGCAAAGAGTGGGAGATGTACAG TTTTGGAATCATCCTGTGGGAAATTGTAACCTGTAAGAATCCTTTTGAAG GTTTTTCAGATGAAGAAATTTATCAGAAGGTGTATAAAGAGAAGTATCGAGAGCAGCTTCCTGATGACTGTCCTGCAGAACTGGGACAGCTGATCAACGAGTGCCGGGCCTACGACGGCTTCCAGAGGCCATCAGCTGGAG TGCTGCTGGATAAACTGCGCAGTGTGGTGACACAAATGGAGGAACAACAAGACTGA
- the LOC109202786 gene encoding piggyBac transposable element-derived protein 2-like: MALCQDMAGLICHPPTRKSESKKSLWTHGLFWLKILKMDCKSFYGARQRTYLVQHLDTSLGVKCIGTVRPNRTGGATLMTDKELMKRGRGAFDYRSAEGVIAVKWFDNKCVNLLSNASGIMPLSTVKRWSKESKAKVMIPCPSLIPAYNEHMGGIDLSDMLVHLYKTPAKSTRWYLPLFGYMLDLSIANSWLVYKRECGQLNQKPITLKRFRLAVAHSLKQVNKPASKVGRPSSSSPPPPK; encoded by the exons atGGCACTGTGTCAGGATATGGCAGGCCTCATCTGCCACCCTCCAACCAGGAAATCAGAAAGCAAAAAATCACTCTGGACACATGGACTGTTTTGGCTAAAAATTTTAAAG aTGGATTGCAAATCCTTTTATGGAGCAAGACAACGCACCTACCTGGTCCAGCACCTAGACACCTCATTGGGTGTCAAGTGCATTGGCACTGTTCGACCAAATCGCACAGGTGGAGCCACTTTGATGACAGACAAAGAGCTGATGAAGAGAGGGCGTGGAGCTTTTGACTACAGGTCTGCTGAAGGTGTGATCGCAGTTAAATGGTTTGACAACAAATGTGTGAACCTGCTAAGTAATGCTTCTGGGATCATGCCACTTTCAACTGTCAAACGCTGGAGCAAAGAGTCCAAGGCGAAAGTTATGATCCCATGCCCATCACTCATCCCTGCATACAATGAGCATATGGGAGGGATAGATCTCTCTGACATGCTGGTACACCTGTACAAGACCCCAGCCAAGTCTACAAGATGGTACCTGCCACTCTTTGGTTACATGCTTGATCTGTCCATTGCAAATTCCTGGCTGGTCTACAAGAGGGAATGTGGACAACTAAACCAGAAACCAATCACACTCAAAAGATTCCGCCTGGCAGTTGCGCATAGCTTGAAACAAGTCAACAAGCCAGCATCCAAAGTTGGCCGACCATCATCCAGctctccaccaccaccaaaGTAA